The Solanum pennellii chromosome 11, SPENNV200 genome contains a region encoding:
- the LOC107003716 gene encoding adenylate isopentenyltransferase 5, chloroplastic-like, which translates to MGATGTGKSGLSVGLSTHFRGEIINSDKMHVYKGLEIITNKITHTMKEGEIEPYSDFKAENFCLQAVVYIEKILKSQRIPIIVGGSNSYIEKLVEDPVFMFKYKYDSFFIWIDVEQSVLNNRVDMRFDQMVKAGLVDEVRQIFIPDADYTKGIRWSVVVPEIDRYLREKTNIDGDDESKQMIIQVSI; encoded by the exons ATGGGGGCCACAGGAACGGGAAAATCCGGTCTCTCAGTTGGcctttccacccattttcgAGGAGAAATAATCAACTCGGATAAAATGCATGTTTACAAGGGACTTGAAATTATTACAAACAAGATCACACACACTATGAAAGAAG GTGAAATTGAACCATATTCAGACTTCAAAGCTGAAAATTTTTGTTTGCAAGCTGTCgtctatatagaaaaaatactgAAGAGTCAACGTATTCCAATTATTGTTGGAGGGTCAAATTCATATATTGAAAAACTTGTAGAAGATCCTGtgttcatgttcaaatataagtatgatagtttctttatttggattgatGTTGAGCAATCAGTCTTGAACAATAGAGTTGACATGAGGTTTGATCAAATGGTCAAAGCAg GGCTAGTGGATGAGGTGCGACAAATTTTCATTCCAGATGCAGATTACACCAAAGGAATCCGATGGTCCGTCGTTGTCCCTGAAATTGACAGATATTTAAGGGAAAAAACAAATATAGACGGAGATGATGAATCAAAGCAGATGATTATTCAAGTTTCAATTTAA